The following are from one region of the Coffea eugenioides isolate CCC68of chromosome 2, Ceug_1.0, whole genome shotgun sequence genome:
- the LOC113759704 gene encoding putative disease resistance RPP13-like protein 1, translating to MGSSALGAFLQVVFDRMATKEFLNLFRGRENDGELLEKLKLNLQIVGDVLDDAENKQTSSLAVKGWLNKLHDTIYEADDLLDEINTEELRLKVEAKCNNSTSQVSALNYSSSFSNDFLGKMMPQIEKMVARLDWFIQQINPMGLQVVEPKMQSRRTPSTSLVDEARVYGRDADKEKIIKMLLCESANGVNFTVISVVGLGGIGKTTLAQLIYKDKRVQNHFPTKASVCISEDYDAARITKELLEGLDIPLSDARENLNSLQVKLQMGLNDKKFLVVLDDYWNRDYNEWDRFKVLFTGAMQGTKIIVTTRDEKIALMMCKKESIYSLDLIAEEDCWSLFEKHAFENKDGDHGPELEDIGKKIVKKCARLPLAVKTVAGLLRSKTTAEEWEDILVSEVWTQTDNEDDILPALRLSYSHLPSRLKRCFACCAVFHKDFEFRKEEIIHLWQANDLLEPPGENRGIEQIGEEYLRELRLRSLLEQSTDDCKTLAKLPVSLVKLINLSCLDISGTPLKKMPLYTGRLRNLRVLTNFIVGKDSGSMIEELGKLPKLRGRLIISKLENVSNGGDASTANLKGKEHLEELTLEWNGAVNDSQAVRNVLDNLQPHSSIKHLKIIGYDGTTFPDWLGNSSLSHLESLSLSNCEICFSLPALGQLQSLQSLEIVGMSYIFDLVENFYGDVSATKPFPSLKKLRIEKLPEWERWKYQKISGLKNLKELPLQLNQLSQLEELRVDDCRSLSPSHVSRPLASLKSLVCTGRCNLELESSSGEGGGALEYLTLGNCDSVKVKAEWLASFPMLKDVKIKCCKSVEMLSVAAAPAPAPAPRIGNQSGTTTTTTTTTSVMTSLQSLHVSHCDDLIIMSFPAPSLTWLIISNCKKLTSLPQRMESVLPSLRSLRLFNCPEIECFLEGGLPSTLQSLYIYDCKKLMSRRREWDLEKLPYLTRLTIMGRCDEVESFPEKDWLLPCMLQYLLLSSLQNLKVLNYSALRHLTSLQNRELSNCPRLQSLPDEGLPASLTQLHIWRCSLLKPRLE from the exons ATGGGAAGCTCTGCCCTCGGGGCTTTCCTTCAAGTTGTATTTGATAGGATGGCTACAAAAGAGTTTTTGAATCTATTTCGGGGAAGAGAGAATGACGGAGAACTCCTCGAGAAACTCAAACTGAACTTACAAATAGTTGGAGATGTGCTTGATGATGCAGAGAACAAGCAAACAAGCAGCCTAGCTGTCAAAGGATGGCTAAATAAGCTTCATGACACTATCTACGAGGCAGATGACTTGCTTGATGAGATCAACACTGAGGAACTACGACTGAAGGTTGAAGCTAAATGCAATAACTCGACCAGTCAGGTAAGTGCTTTGAATTACAGCTCATCTTTCAGTAATGATTTCCTTGGGAAGATGATGCCACAGATAGAAAAAATGGTTGCTAGATTGGATTGGTTCATACAACAAATTAACCCTATGGGCTTGCAAGTTGTTGAACCAAAAATGCAATCGCGTCGAACGCCTTCAACTTCTTTGGTTGATGAGGCCAGAGTGTATGGTAGAGATGCTGATAAAGAGAAGATAATTAAAATGTTGCTATGTGAGAGTGCAAATGGAGTCAATTTCACTGTGATTTCTGTAGTGGGTCTTGGGGGAATTGGTAAGACCACTCTTGCTCAATTGATTTACAAAGATAAGAGGGTGCAAAATCACTTTCCTACAAAAGCATCGGTTTGCATATCAGAAGATTATGATGCTGCCAGGATAACGAAAGAACTCCTTGAAGGGCTTGATATTCCACTTTCTGATGCGAGGGAGAATTTGAATTCCCTTCAAGTGAAGCTACAAATGGGGCTAAATGACAAAAAGTTTCTTGTTGTTTTAGATGACTACTGGAATCGGGACTACAACGAGTGGGATAGATTCAAGGTGCTATTCACAGGTGCAATGCAAG GAACTAAGATCATTGTAACTACACGTGATGAGAAAATTGCATTAATGATGTGTAAAAAAGAGTCAATTTATTCCTTGGATTTGATAGCAGAGGAAGATTGTTGGTCCTTATTTGAAAAGCATGCCTTTGAAAATAAAGATGGAGATCACGGTCCAGAACTTGAAGATATAGGAAAGAAAATTGTGAAGAAGTGTGCAAGGTTGCCTTTGGCTGTGAAAACAGTTGCAGGTCTCTTGCGTTCAAAAACAACGGCTGAAGAGTGGGAAGATATTTTAGTAAGTGAAGTATGGACTCAAACAGACAATGAAGATGACATCTTGCCAGCGTTGAGATTGAGCTATAGTCATCTTCCATCTCGTCTTAAAAGGTGCTTTGCCTGTTGTGCTGTATTTCATAAGGATTTCGAATTTAGAAAAGaggaaataattcatttatggCAAGCTAATGACCTTTTGGAGCCTCCAGGAGAAAACAGGGGAATTGAACAAATCGGTGAAGAGTACTTACGTGAGTTGAGGCTGAGGTCCTTACTTGAGCAGTCAACTGACG ATTGTAAGACACTTGCAAAGTTGCCGGTAAGTTTGGTGAAGTTAATTAACTTGTCTTGCCTGGATATCAGTGGAACTCCATTGAAAAAAATGCCACTGTACACGGGTAGACTGAGAAACCTTCGAGTTTTGACTAATTTTATAGTAGGCAAGGACAGCGGTTCAATGATTGAGGAGTTGGGCAAACTTCCTAAGCTTCGTGGTAGGCTCATCatttcaaagctggaaaatgtttCCAATGGTGGAGATGCATCGACGGCGAATCTAAAGGGCAAGGAACACCTTGAAGAGTTAACTTTGGAGTGGAATGGTGCTGTCAATGATTCACAAGCTGTGAGAAATGTGCTTGATAATTTACAACCTCATTCAAGcataaagcatctcaagatcaTAGGGTATGACGGGACAACATTTCCAGATTGGCTAGGCAACTCTTCGTTAAGCCATTTGGAATCGTTGAGTCTTTCTAATTGTGAAATTTGTTTTTCCTTGCCTGCACTTGGGCAGCTACAGTCCTTGCAATCACTTGAAATTGTTGGAATGAGTTATATATTTGATTTGGTGGAGAATTTTTATGGAGATGTCAGTGCAACCAAACCATTCCCATCTCTGAAAAAGTTGAGAATCGAGAAGTTGCCAGAGTGGGAGAGATGGAAATACCAGAAG ATTTCAGGgctaaaaaatttgaaagagtTGCCCCTACAGCTCAACCAATTATCCCAACTTGAGGAATTGAGGGTTGATGATTGTCGGTCTCTCTCACCCTCGCACGTGAGTAGACCACTTGCTTCACTTAAATCACTTGTGTGCACGGGACGCTGCAATCTGGAATTGGAGAGTTCAAGCGGGGAGGGTGGTGGGGCCTTGGAGTACTTGACATTAGGAAATTGTGACTCTGTCAAAGTCAAAGCCGAGTGGCTTGCATCGTTTCCCATGCTAAAAGATGTTAAAATTAAATGCTGCAAGAGTGTTGAGATGCTCTCAGTTGCTGCTGCACCTGCACCTGCACCTGCACCTCGGATTGGGAATCAGAGTGGCACGacaactactactactactactactagtgTGATGACGTCACTTCAATCCTTACACGTCTCCCACTGCGATGATCTAATAATTATGTCTTTTCCAGCCCCCAGTCTAACGTGGCTTATTATATCGAATTGCAAGAAGCTCACGTCACTGCCGCAACGGATGGAATCCGTCCTCCCATCTCTTCGATCTTTGCGTCTATTCAATTGTCCAGAAATTGAGTGCTTCCTGGAAGGGGGTTTGCCCTCCACCCTACAATCCCTTTACATCTACGATTGCAAGAAGCTCATGAGTCGCAGGAGAGAGTGGGATTTGGAGAAGCTCCCCTATCTCACGCGTTTGACCATTATGGGTCGCTGTGATGAAGTAGAGTCGTTCCCAGAGAAGGATTGGCTGTTGCCTTGCATGCTTCAATATCTCTTATTGTCCTCCCTTCAGAATCTAAAAGTGCTAAACTATTCGGCTCTTCGACACCTCACCTCTCTTCAAAACCGAGAACTCAGTAATTGCCCTCGACTCCAGTCCCTACCAGATGAGGGACTGCCCGCCTCCCTCACCCAACTACATATCTGGCGCTGCTCACTGCTGAAACCAAGGTTAGAATGA